The genomic window GACAATCGCCGTCAATGCGGCGCCGGAAGCGATATCTCCGCCGTTCCTGCTCGATACGGCCGTTCACATCCCCGACACCGATGGCGACAAGATGCCGAACCTGTGGGAGCTGGCGAACGGACTCAATCCCGCACTTGACGACGCGGCGGGAAATCCGGATGGAGATCACCTCGACAACCTTGCGGAATACAATGCGGGAACCCGTCCGCTTGTCTTTGATTTCACCGCCGACCGCTCCGCCGTTTCAGGACTGTTCGCGCTTTCACTCCGTCAGCCCGCACGGGACCAGGACGGCGATGGCATGCCTGACTCCTGGGAAACCTCCAATGGTTTGAATCCGGCGGTCGATGACAGCGCCGGGGATTCCGATTCCGACGGCTTGGGCAATCTCGCGGAATACAACGCCGGATGGAACCCGCGCGTCTCCGAGAAGGCCGTCACCTTGTCCGCCCGATCCGGTGTGTTCCTCGCCAATACCGGAGCCTATCCGGGCGGGTTTGCCCGGGATACGGACAATGACGGCATGCCGGACTGGTGGGAAACATCCTACGGTCTGAACCTCGCGGTGAAGGACGGCGGGCTCGACCCCGACTTCGACGGACTGACCAATTTACAAGAATATCTATCAGGACGCCATCCGCGCTCCAGCGATGTCAGCGGAGGAGCCTATCAGATTTCCCAGGTTTTCGTCGGAAACTTCTCCAACCGGCTTCCGGACACCGATCACGACGGCATTCCGGATATATGGGAAAGCACGTTCGGCACCAACCCGCTGGTCGCCGACTCCGTCGCTGATCCGGACGGTGACGGTCGCAGCAATCTGTCTGAATACAACGCCGGCACGAATCCGCTCGTCAATGATTGGAAGGGACCCGGTACCCTGACGTCCGTAAATTTCCTCACCGATACCGGTGGATTCAACGGCGGATATGGTCCTGACTCCGATCATGACGGCATGCCCGACCGGTGGGAACTCCAATACGGCCTCAACCCGCTGGTTGCGGATGCGAACGGCAACCCGGATGCCGACGCCCTGAACAATCTGGAGGAATACAATGCGGGAAGTGATCCGTCCAAATTCGGTTTTCTCATCCAGGTCGACGCCCAAGGAAATATCTTCACCTGCGACACCGGAGGAGCCCTGGTGGATAGCGACAAAGATGGCATCCCCGACTGGTGGGAAGAACAGAATACCGGAAACCGGACGGGCATGAGTCCCACCGCCGACAGCGACGGGGATGGAAAAAACAATCTCGCGGAATATGTCGCCGGATTGAATCCGCTCGATCCGGCTTCGCGCTTCGAAATCCGGACCAGCCAGATGACCACGGATGCCCAAGGCCCCCTGTTTCAGGTCCGTTGGAAGACAGTGCCGAACCGCCTCTATAAAGTATTCACCACCGGCAATCTGGGGGAACCTTGGTCGACGGTTCCGGTGGAGACCGTCGTTGGCGACGGAGTGGATCACGTCGTCGGGATCCGGCCCGGAGCACTGAAACATTTGTTCGTGAGGATCGAGGTTGAGGTCATTAAATGATGGTCTGAAAATCTCGGAAGGATCGCAGGGCCAGGCTTCCATCGCTTAGAAAAGCTGGCCTTTGATCATCAGGAAATGTTCGACGACAGGTCCGAGGGCGAGGGCGGGCAGGAAATTGAGCGCGCCGACGAGGATCACCGTTCCCAGCAGCAGCACGGTGAAGGTGGTGCCGGAGACGGGGAACGTGCCCGCGCCGGGCGGGGAGATCTTCTTTTTCACCATGGACCCGGCGAGGGCCATGATCGGGATGATCATCAGGAACCGGCCGATCAGCATGGCGGCGGCGAGGGTGACATTGTAATGCGGATCGCCGTTGGCGGGATTCGCCGTCAGCCCGGCGAAGGCACTGCCGTTGTTGCCCGTGGCGGAGCTGTAGGCGTAGAGGATCTCGGTGAATCCGTGCGGTCCCGCGTTGTTCAGCCCCGCCTGTCCCCATGCGCTGGCGGCGGCCCAGGCGGTGAATCCGAGGATGCTGGCGGTGAGGA from Luteolibacter yonseiensis includes these protein-coding regions:
- a CDS encoding binary toxin-like calcium binding domain-containing protein; amino-acid sequence: MRHAPETRSCPCDLGIAVWFFATIAVNAAPEAISPPFLLDTAVHIPDTDGDKMPNLWELANGLNPALDDAAGNPDGDHLDNLAEYNAGTRPLVFDFTADRSAVSGLFALSLRQPARDQDGDGMPDSWETSNGLNPAVDDSAGDSDSDGLGNLAEYNAGWNPRVSEKAVTLSARSGVFLANTGAYPGGFARDTDNDGMPDWWETSYGLNLAVKDGGLDPDFDGLTNLQEYLSGRHPRSSDVSGGAYQISQVFVGNFSNRLPDTDHDGIPDIWESTFGTNPLVADSVADPDGDGRSNLSEYNAGTNPLVNDWKGPGTLTSVNFLTDTGGFNGGYGPDSDHDGMPDRWELQYGLNPLVADANGNPDADALNNLEEYNAGSDPSKFGFLIQVDAQGNIFTCDTGGALVDSDKDGIPDWWEEQNTGNRTGMSPTADSDGDGKNNLAEYVAGLNPLDPASRFEIRTSQMTTDAQGPLFQVRWKTVPNRLYKVFTTGNLGEPWSTVPVETVVGDGVDHVVGIRPGALKHLFVRIEVEVIK